The genomic interval TTGATCACCCACGGCCAACACCGGGACGAAGCCATGGCCCGGATGCGACGAGCGCTCGATGAATTTGTCATCGAGGGCATTAAGACCACCATCCCGCTCCATAAACGAATTTTGAATGACGCCGAGTTTCAAAAGGGCCGTGTCTCCACTAGCTTCCTGGAACGGTTCATGACAACGGCGGCTTCCTGACGGAGGCCGACCCGTGGTTGCCGCCGCATTTCCACAAACCGATCTCCGCGGCCTCTATGTGATTCTCGATCCCGACGCAGCGCACGGCCGTTCGCTCATCGACCTGCTCAACGCTGCTGCCGCTGGAGGCGCGACGCTTTTTCAGTACCGCGCCAAGCGCGTTGCCCTGAGAGACGCCTACCGGCAGGCACAGGCCCTGCGTCAGGCGGCAGCCGATGCGGGCGGACGGCTGATCGTCAACGACCGCTGCGATCTCGCGCTGGCCGTGGAGGCCGATGGGGTCCATCTCGGGCAGGATGATCTGCCGGTTGAGGAAGCCCGGGCACTTCTGGGAAAGGGGAAGCTGATCGGCCTCTCCACTCACACTGCGGCGCAGGTGAAGAGGGCGTCGACGCTGGACGTCGATTATCTCGGGTTCGGGCCAATTTTCACACCGTTCTCGAAACGCGATCACGACCCTGTGGTTGGCCTCGATGGCTTGCGGACGATTCGTGCGCTCACGGCGAAGCCAATCTTTGCCATCGGTGGCATTGCCGTTGACTCCGCCGGAGAGGTCATCCGCGCTGGTGCGAATGGCGTGGCCGTCATCAGTGCAATCGCCCAGGCCCCCGACGTAACCGGAACCGCTCGCGCGTTCGTGGCGCTCTTCCGATGATCAAGTCGGCCAACGCGCCGATTTCTTTGCTGTTGGCGACGGTCGCCAGTCCTTCCGCCCACGCTCTCTGCACGTGGGCATGAAAGGCCAGGGGGCCAATCACCGGAATTTTTCCCCATGCCTTCAGAAGCGACAGAGCCGAGGCTTCCTGGAGCCGTTCCGTCGCCGTCGCTGGCTCCGCGCTGGATCGGTTCAGCAACAGTCCGAGAACGGGCAAGTCTCTTTGCGCGAGCGCATCGAGCGTCAGCAGTGCGTGGTTGATGGCGCCGAGCCTGGTGCGTCCAACCACGACGGACGGAAGGCCGAGCCGGCGGATCAACTCGCTCACATCGGCCTGGGGCGTTAACGGAACGCGTACGCCGCCCACACCCTCGACCAGTACGATCTGATAGCGCGAGGCCAGCGCACGATAGGCGCGCGCAATGTGCGCCAGCATGATCGTCTGACCGGCCCGGCGGGCGGCGTCGGCTGGCGCCAGCGGCTCGGGGAATCGGCAGGGGCTGATCGCCTCAACCGCCTCATCCAGACCGGCTGCCGCACGCAATCGGGCTGCGTCGGAGGCGGCCGCGCCCTCATCGCGCAAGCCCGTTTCCACAGGTTTCATCACGCCGACCGAAAAACCGCGCTGCTTCAGACACACGGTCAGTGCCGCCGTCACCAGCGTTTTTCCCACGCCTGTGTCCGTACCGGTGATAAACACGCCACGGTGTGACGGGGGGCGAGTACGGGGGGGCGGGTGTACGGAGGATTTGTTCTTCCGTGCGGTATTCATATTTCATCGTTTCAGAGGATGCGGCTGTCGAGGTTCCAGACCTGCCCGGAGACATCTTCAAGCTGCGCCAGATGGTAAATCGAGTCGGCTACTTTCTTCAGATCAGGGGTGCAGCCCACTGTATGGGCCTCGGGTACGCTTGGAAATGCACTGCCAGCCAACGCCGTTTTGTGCCAACCAGGGAAGACCACGTTGACGCACACACTGTGCGGACCCCATTCTTTCGCCGCCGTTTTCATCAGCCCCAGCAGGCCCGCTTTCGCCGCTGCGTAGGCTGCTTGGCCTGTTTGTCCCTGTAGGCTGGCGAGGGAACCGACAATAATAATCGCGCCATGTCGTTTCGACACCATCACGGCTCCCGCTGCCTGGAGACAGTGGAAGGTTCCGGTCAGGTTCACAGCCACCTTATCGATCCAATCCTGAAATGACATGCGCACAATCAGGCCGCTGGAAGCTTGCCCGGCACAGCAGACCAGCACATCGAGCCGGCCCCAGCGATCCAGCAGGCGGGCAACCATCTCCTGCACCTGTTTGCCGTCACAAATGTCTGCCTGGAGAGCCAGGCCGTGGCCACCCCGTATCCTTACCGCAGACACAACCTGCGCCGCCATCCGCGCGTTGGTTCGATAGTGCACGCCGACGTTCCAGCCGGCTTGCGCAAAGGCCAGGCAAATCGCGCGGCCGATGCCGCCGGAACCGCCGGTCACTAGAACAGCGGGCCGAGGTGTCGTTGTGCGCCGGGTTTGTTTTCGAACAGTCGGCATGCACCATTATCCGCAATCGTTTCTGGCGATAGCAAGGTACGCAATCTTGCGGCCTCTTTCGGCGATGTGATACGGTGACTCATTGATGGTAATTCGCATACTAACAATTGCGGTCGCACTGACTGGAGCGCTGGGTATGGCTCCAGAATTTGCGTTGGCCCAGTCCGACTCGCGGCTGGAGATGATCCCGGACGGGCCGCTCTATTTTCCGGACGCCATCGGCAGCCGGTGGCGCTATCGTGGTCACATCGAAACCCTGCCGCTCCAACAAATCTCTGAGCGCAAGACCTTCGTCAACATTTCATCAGTGACAGGCACGCAGACGATCAATGGCGTCCCCGTCAAAGTCTTTCATGACACCAATCCGGGCAACCACGGCGCGACAAACAGTTACTACCGGCGCGATGCAGTCGGCATTATCTACTACGGCTCCTCGCCCGGCACGCCGGTGGAGCGGCAGGTCACGCCGTACCAGATTGTGCACTTTCCCATCGATGTCCCGTCCTCCTTTCAGCAATTTGAGCGGAAGGGTATTGATTTCGACAACGACCTTGATGGGGATGGTTCGCCGGAAAAAGCGGACGTGGAGGCCTCGGTGACGGTGGTGGGGAAAGAGTCGGTCACTGTGCCAGCTGGTACCTACGCTGATGCCCTCAAGCTCGAAGCGCGGATGAGCATGCGCATCCATTTATCGAAGACGAAACGTTCTGTGGTCAGCACCGACCTGCTGACGGCATGGTTTGCGAAGGGAATCGGACTGGTGAAATACACTGAGCACCAGGAAATGCCGCCCGCCGCAACCGATCGGGGCGGGATCACCAACATCACTGAGGAGTTGGAGGGGGCGGACATCAAGACCGTCGAATCTCCGGTGAGTCAGGACGGGCGAATCCGCGCCGCAGCTTATGCTCGCTGACCCCGCGGCTGACCTTGAACAACTGCAACGACTCCGTGCCGCCTAACTTGGCCCCCCGCGCCAAGTCTTGTTCAGAGGGGGCCGCAGCATCCATCCCAACTCCCTCGATCAGCATAGACCACTGAAATTACTTGAAAAAGTGTTGTTTGGCTGGTATGCTGGGACATCCGGTAACAATGCCAGTAAGAGGGGAAAGTGGAAGCAAGCCAGCGTCCGCGGGATTATCCGACTATCGTCATCTTTTCCTTCGTGACCATCGGGGCCATGATCGGCGTGCCGACCTATGCCTACTACTACGACTTCACGGCCTTTGACTGGACGATGTTCGCCATTCTCTACGTCGTCACCGGCCTCGGCATCACGGTCGGTTATCACCGCATGATTTCGCACCGCGCCTTTGACGCGCCAGATTGGGTCCGGGCCTGCTTTCTGATTGCTGGTGGCTGGGCGCTCCAGAATTCCGCGCTCAAGTGGTGTGGGGATCATATCCGCCATCACGCGGTC from Nitrospira sp. carries:
- the thiE gene encoding thiamine phosphate synthase, translated to MLDPDAAHGRSLIDLLNAAAAGGATLFQYRAKRVALRDAYRQAQALRQAAADAGGRLIVNDRCDLALAVEADGVHLGQDDLPVEEARALLGKGKLIGLSTHTAAQVKRASTLDVDYLGFGPIFTPFSKRDHDPVVGLDGLRTIRALTAKPIFAIGGIAVDSAGEVIRAGANGVAVISAIAQAPDVTGTARAFVALFR
- the bioD gene encoding dethiobiotin synthase; the protein is MNTARKNKSSVHPPPRTRPPSHRGVFITGTDTGVGKTLVTAALTVCLKQRGFSVGVMKPVETGLRDEGAAASDAARLRAAAGLDEAVEAISPCRFPEPLAPADAARRAGQTIMLAHIARAYRALASRYQIVLVEGVGGVRVPLTPQADVSELIRRLGLPSVVVGRTRLGAINHALLTLDALAQRDLPVLGLLLNRSSAEPATATERLQEASALSLLKAWGKIPVIGPLAFHAHVQRAWAEGLATVANSKEIGALADLIIGRAPRTRERFRLRRGPGRLH
- a CDS encoding SDR family NAD(P)-dependent oxidoreductase — encoded protein: MPTVRKQTRRTTTPRPAVLVTGGSGGIGRAICLAFAQAGWNVGVHYRTNARMAAQVVSAVRIRGGHGLALQADICDGKQVQEMVARLLDRWGRLDVLVCCAGQASSGLIVRMSFQDWIDKVAVNLTGTFHCLQAAGAVMVSKRHGAIIIVGSLASLQGQTGQAAYAAAKAGLLGLMKTAAKEWGPHSVCVNVVFPGWHKTALAGSAFPSVPEAHTVGCTPDLKKVADSIYHLAQLEDVSGQVWNLDSRIL